Within Equus przewalskii isolate Varuska chromosome 9, EquPr2, whole genome shotgun sequence, the genomic segment GGTGGTGAGGGCAGGCAGGGGTCCCAGGCCCACCTGGTCAGTGTCTTCTGAGCCGGAGCTCAGGGCGCCTGGCTGCTGTCTGTCTGCCTCGCAGTCGCCCTGGAAACTGGATCTTTGTCTCCTGTTGAGTTAGAGTCTCTTCTTCCCAGTCCTCTGAGACTGGGATGAGCTAATCCACTCTCTTGAGATGGagagggaaaccgaggcacagagcaGCAAGGGCCACCTGGTGAGCCAAGGCCACGCTGGCCTGTCAGTCCCATCACCCAGACCCGGGCACAGGCAGGAACGGTGGCGGTACCTGGGCCGCTGGGCCGGGTGGGCGCCAAGCTCCTTTACAACTGCCCGTTCCGGCCCAGGAAGGAGGACCTGCCTGAGGCGCCCCCGCAGGAGTCAGGAGGGGCCCCAAGGCCATGGACAAACAGGATGGGCCAGGCAAAGGCTCTCTGCTTACTGGACACTGGCCCGAATAGTTTACAGGCAACATGTGGGTTCCAGATTCAGCCCCGGGCCTCCCTCGGAGAGCGGCCACCCTGGGGTCCGACCTGGATTCTGACCCGTCTTGTTTCCAACTTGGTGACCTTTGCTCCTCTCCAAGCTTCAGTGTCTTGGTTTGTAAAAAGGGGGTGACTGTCACCTCCTCACCAGGTCCCCATGAAGAGGCAAGGTGTCGGCTGCCCCCTGCTCAGTGCCTGGCCCTCATGCACTGAGCACTTGGGTTGTGAGTGGCCTgcacagatgggtaaactgaggccctaAGGAGGAATAATGCCCACCTTgggtcagggctggcctggggacACTGAACACCAGACACACAAGTGGTGACCAGGGCAAGAACCAGTTTATTGGCTGAGGTCGGGGGTGAGGGGCCTGCACCCATGAGGACAAGGCCAGGCCTCCCCAGGAACCTAGATATCCATGTCCTCCACCAGGTCCTCGAGGTAGGCCTTGTACTGGTCTGAGGTGAGGGAGAGGGGGTGGCTGTTGGAAATGTGCAGGTCCACAGTGTTCTCCATTGAGGAGGCACCCTGTATCCGCGCCATCTCTAGCAGGGCCTTGAGGCATGTGGGAACAACCTGCAGCAGGTGGGGGAGAAATGCGAGTCAGGGGAGACACCCAAcactgctggtggtggtgggggcatGGACTACAACTCCCAGCAGGCCCCAGTGTACCCCAGGATGAACCATTAGGCCCAGGACTGCTGGGAGTTGTAGTTTCCCCCATAGTCACAAACATGGGAGATCAGAGAAGGTTCCCAGGGCTGAGGCTGTTAGTGGGGTTCCCAGAAACTAGAGCTGAGCAGTTTGTGGTCAGAAGGATTCCTGGGAGCTGTAGTTCCTCACAGAGGCTGTTAGGACTTGTAGTCCCCCGACTTCCACATAGTTTCAAGAGCTCAAAACAGGATCTGGGGGTTAGGTCATGGGAGGGACACCCAGAGCTCCCGGGGGTAAGGAACTGGTGGTTACAAAGACTCTTGGAAGTTGTAGTTTCCACATGGGCTTCTGGGAATTGTAGTTCCTGGCAACAACCTCCTCCCCATGGTAAGATccacccctcagctcctggagcccagggctgctgcaCCTTGACCATCACGAGCCTCTTGGTCCACGGCTGGTCCTGGGGCCACGACTCCCCCAAGCAGAACCAGAGGGTGTAGTGTGGCGAGCGTCTGCTTCCTCCAAGGAAGGCAATCAGATCTGGGGGCCCAGAAGCCTAGTCAAGGATGGGAGGGAGACCCTctacctgcccctccctccacacctgAGTAACATCCTGACCTAACACCCCACATACGTCTACCACCACAACCAAGGGGCTGCGGACTTTGGGAAAGCGCCGGCAGTTCTGGCACAAAGTTGAatgttcctcctccctcccttccatcagGGTGGGGCTGGAAGCTCTGGCCCCCCCAACCCCAGAGCCTCAGTATGTGAGATGGGGAAGCAGGCCCGGGAGGGGACTCCACTCCCCCAGGGATGCCCAGTGACTCCGGAGTACAAGGTGGTCGGTGGTGACTGCTCTTGAACCCCCTGAGGCCACACTGTCGCTATGAAGCCATGAGCCACCGTGGCTGTTTAAATTAACCAAGTGAAATCAAATAAGACTTAAAACTCACTTCCTCAGGTGCACTCACCTCACCCAAGTACTCAACAGCCACCTGTGACTATGGACACCGTACTGGACAGTGCAAAGCCAGAGCCTGGCCATCACTGCAGAAAGGTCTGCTGGACGGCACAGCCCTGTAGGATGCTCTCCTGTGCCTGTCCCCCCACCGTAATGACTGGTAATAACAACGACGACTCAGGCAGCTCGTTCCCTGCACACCTTCTGTACCCCGAGCCCTGTGCCTCCTACCGGGTCCAAGCAGGTCGGGGGAGAGAGGAGACCGTCGTCAGACCTGACAGGCTCAGAGCGGTCCGGAACTTTGCCCCAGGTTCCACCGCAAGCAGAGCAGCAGGGTCTGAATCCGATCCCCAACTCCCTGACCCCAGAGTCCTGAACCACCGTGGCCCGCTCCTTCCACAGCACAGCGAAGGCCTCGAGTCACTCACCTGCCACGAAGGGCCCCAGGTCAAACACACCTCCTTCCTTGTCCTTGGGCACCTCACCACTGGGCCCGTGACTGTCGGGGAGCAGCTCCTCGCCCATGGCCCAGTACACGTGGCTATGCCCCAGCCTTTGGGCCcagagctgctgccctgccctccagAGGGCAAGTCCCCCGCCCAGGTTGCTCAGTACGCGCTTCACAAGGCTCATCACGTCCCCATCTGTCAGGTACACCCCGGGGTCTGGCAGTCTTATTGGCTGCCCAGGCAGTGTCCCATCGGCTGCTTCGGGCTCCACCAGCCGCAGGCCCTCCGGGCAGAAGACCGTCTGCTGGAACACTTGTCGGCCCCGGTAGAAGGCGGTCACCTCGAACTCCCACGCTGAGCGGGTGGCAGCAGCGagtggcagggatggggaggggaagagagattgagagagcGTAAGGGGGACGCTGCCccggcccctcccaccccacagctGGCACGCACCATCCTCGGGCACCAACAGCTGCCTCAGTGGGTTTTCAGCGGGTTCCACATTCGGGCAGGGGCCAGGAATGTCTAGGTTGGGGCTCAGCAAGAGCTGAGGGGGGTGCTCAGGAGCCAGAGCCAGGCTCAGGGGCCCCCCATCGAGGAATGGGTCTAAAGTCATGTCACTCAGTAACTCCTCCACAGTagctttctggagaggaaaaaaaaaggatctggGCCTTTCTGCAGCCTCTTCTGGAGACTTCATGTGGACCAGGCCTTGTGCTCAGTAATGTG encodes:
- the IRF3 gene encoding interferon regulatory factor 3 isoform X2; translated protein: MGTHKPLILPWLVSQLDQGRLEGVAWLDKGRTRFRIPWKHGLRQDAQQKDFGIFQAWAEASGAYTPGRDKPDLPTWKRNFRSALNRKEVLRLVDDRSKDPQDPHKVYEFLTPAFRDLAQPDTSPDTGGRWSTCDTPKATVEELLSDMTLDPFLDGGPLSLALAPEHPPQLLLSPNLDIPGPCPNVEPAENPLRQLLVPEDAWEFEVTAFYRGRQVFQQTVFCPEGLRLVEPEAADGTLPGQPIRLPDPGVYLTDGDVMSLVKRVLSNLGGGLALWRAGQQLWAQRLGHSHVYWAMGEELLPDSHGPSGEVPKDKEGGVFDLGPFVADLIAFLGGSRRSPHYTLWFCLGESWPQDQPWTKRLVMVKVVPTCLKALLEMARIQGASSMENTVDLHISNSHPLSLTSDQYKAYLEDLVEDMDI
- the IRF3 gene encoding interferon regulatory factor 3 isoform X1, whose product is MAGAAGRTMGTHKPLILPWLVSQLDQGRLEGVAWLDKGRTRFRIPWKHGLRQDAQQKDFGIFQAWAEASGAYTPGRDKPDLPTWKRNFRSALNRKEVLRLVDDRSKDPQDPHKVYEFLTPAFRDLAQPDTSPDTGGRWSTCDTPKATVEELLSDMTLDPFLDGGPLSLALAPEHPPQLLLSPNLDIPGPCPNVEPAENPLRQLLVPEDAWEFEVTAFYRGRQVFQQTVFCPEGLRLVEPEAADGTLPGQPIRLPDPGVYLTDGDVMSLVKRVLSNLGGGLALWRAGQQLWAQRLGHSHVYWAMGEELLPDSHGPSGEVPKDKEGGVFDLGPFVADLIAFLGGSRRSPHYTLWFCLGESWPQDQPWTKRLVMVKVVPTCLKALLEMARIQGASSMENTVDLHISNSHPLSLTSDQYKAYLEDLVEDMDI
- the IRF3 gene encoding interferon regulatory factor 3 isoform X3 — protein: MTLDPFLDGGPLSLALAPEHPPQLLLSPNLDIPGPCPNVEPAENPLRQLLVPEDAWEFEVTAFYRGRQVFQQTVFCPEGLRLVEPEAADGTLPGQPIRLPDPGVYLTDGDVMSLVKRVLSNLGGGLALWRAGQQLWAQRLGHSHVYWAMGEELLPDSHGPSGEVPKDKEGGVFDLGPFVADLIAFLGGSRRSPHYTLWFCLGESWPQDQPWTKRLVMVKVVPTCLKALLEMARIQGASSMENTVDLHISNSHPLSLTSDQYKAYLEDLVEDMDI